In Gemmatimonadota bacterium, a single genomic region encodes these proteins:
- the priA gene encoding primosomal protein N', whose translation MPPHAPTRLVDVALPVPLFRTFSYAVDRDFPNPLVVGSRVVVPWRNRADVGIVVATDVAAVEGVKYKAVTAVPDPEPAVSPSLLATCQWLADHYVAPLGIALRSALPAALTGVEVPSPPGKTRRTVVLGAAVDSLMERDVLFKRTRRQRELYEFLETAGGRASVEHVIERLGVSESVIDGLVKRGLATIMREAVDRDPFALRPGSPPPAHAPTPAQQGAIERIAGGNAGDVFLLHGVTGSGKTLVYLEVLRRVVDQGGRSAIVLVPEIALTPQTVDRFRGVFGDRVAVLHSALSDGERLDAWRALRRGEKRIAVGARSAIFAPLDDVGAIIVDEEHESSYKQNETPRYHARDVAIVRAKHAGAVTVLGSATPSLESWVLAQEGAYHLISLPDRVGGGVLPEIEIVDLGGVRRGEGKGSEWTPGTESALASERVAAVAARRVAEAGVVGAEGAEVPTRGAPPERPARIAAPPRDVVPDAPLPERVPAPARHIVSPASRDPFRRVVSEQLERAIRTTLDAREQSILLLNRRGYSSFVQCTTCGDVTACPNCSISLTYHRTPERLVCHYCGHAEEIRATCARCGAATMRQRGLGTQQVERLLVERFPDARIARMDVDTTSGKWAHAEILDRVGAGEVDILLGTQMIAKGLDFPNVTLVGVIDADVGINLPDFRAAERTFQLLAQVAGRAGRSTKVGRVIIQSRMGEHHALRCAITHDYHGFVAEELPGRVSPPYPPTIRLANVIFSATAEDATATLAQQGTDWLRRLVAARPELQLTIIGPAPCAVDRIKQRWRWHTLIKAPRSAALTRALRYFAERFEVPNRDGMRLVVDRDPVSLL comes from the coding sequence AGGCGGTGACCGCCGTCCCCGACCCCGAGCCCGCCGTCTCGCCGTCGCTCCTGGCCACCTGCCAGTGGCTCGCCGACCACTACGTCGCCCCGTTAGGCATCGCGCTGCGCAGTGCCCTCCCCGCGGCGCTCACCGGCGTCGAGGTGCCATCGCCCCCGGGCAAGACGCGTCGCACCGTCGTGCTGGGCGCCGCCGTCGATTCGCTGATGGAGCGCGACGTGCTCTTCAAGCGCACGCGCCGGCAGCGCGAGCTGTACGAGTTCCTCGAGACCGCCGGCGGGCGCGCCAGCGTCGAGCATGTCATCGAGCGGCTCGGCGTCTCGGAGAGCGTCATCGATGGGCTGGTGAAGCGCGGGCTGGCGACCATCATGCGCGAGGCGGTCGATCGCGATCCCTTCGCCCTGCGCCCCGGCTCTCCTCCCCCCGCGCACGCCCCGACGCCGGCGCAGCAGGGGGCCATCGAGCGCATCGCGGGTGGAAATGCCGGCGACGTCTTCCTCCTCCATGGCGTGACCGGGAGCGGGAAGACGCTGGTCTACCTCGAGGTCCTGCGCCGCGTCGTCGACCAAGGGGGGCGCTCGGCGATCGTCCTCGTCCCCGAGATCGCCCTCACGCCGCAGACGGTCGATCGCTTTCGCGGCGTCTTTGGCGATCGCGTGGCGGTGCTGCACTCGGCGCTGAGCGATGGCGAGCGTCTCGATGCCTGGCGCGCGCTGCGCCGCGGGGAGAAGCGCATCGCGGTCGGGGCGCGCTCGGCGATCTTCGCGCCGCTCGACGACGTGGGGGCGATCATCGTCGACGAGGAGCACGAGAGCAGCTACAAGCAGAACGAGACGCCGCGCTACCACGCGCGCGACGTGGCCATCGTGCGCGCGAAGCACGCCGGGGCGGTGACGGTGCTGGGGAGCGCGACGCCGAGCCTGGAGAGCTGGGTGTTGGCGCAGGAGGGGGCGTATCACCTGATCTCGCTTCCTGATCGTGTGGGGGGTGGGGTGCTCCCGGAGATCGAGATCGTGGATCTGGGCGGGGTGCGCCGAGGGGAGGGGAAGGGGTCGGAGTGGACGCCGGGGACGGAGAGCGCGCTGGCGTCGGAGCGGGTGGCGGCGGTGGCGGCGCGGCGGGTGGCGGAGGCGGGGGTGGTCGGAGCGGAGGGGGCGGAGGTGCCGACGCGGGGGGCCCCCCCCGAGCGCCCCGCGCGCATCGCCGCCCCCCCGCGCGACGTCGTCCCCGACGCCCCGCTCCCCGAGCGCGTCCCGGCCCCTGCGCGCCACATCGTCTCCCCCGCGTCGCGCGATCCCTTCCGGCGCGTCGTCTCCGAACAGCTCGAGCGCGCCATCCGCACCACGCTCGACGCTCGCGAGCAGTCCATCCTCCTGCTCAACCGGCGCGGCTATTCATCGTTTGTGCAGTGCACCACCTGCGGCGACGTCACCGCCTGCCCCAACTGTTCCATCTCGCTCACCTACCACCGCACCCCCGAGCGACTGGTCTGTCACTACTGCGGGCACGCCGAGGAGATCCGCGCCACCTGTGCGCGCTGCGGCGCCGCCACCATGCGCCAGCGCGGGCTCGGCACCCAGCAGGTCGAACGCCTCCTCGTCGAGCGCTTCCCCGACGCGCGCATCGCCCGCATGGACGTCGACACCACCAGCGGCAAGTGGGCGCACGCCGAGATCCTCGATCGTGTGGGCGCCGGTGAGGTCGACATCCTGCTGGGCACCCAGATGATCGCCAAGGGGCTCGACTTCCCCAACGTGACGCTGGTGGGGGTCATCGACGCCGACGTCGGCATCAACCTCCCCGACTTCCGCGCCGCCGAGCGCACCTTTCAGCTGCTGGCGCAGGTCGCGGGGCGCGCCGGGCGCAGCACCAAGGTAGGGCGCGTGATCATCCAGAGCCGCATGGGTGAGCACCATGCCCTGCGCTGCGCCATCACGCACGACTACCATGGTTTCGTCGCCGAGGAACTCCCGGGCCGCGTCTCGCCGCCGTATCCGCCGACCATCCGCCTGGCCAACGTGATCTTCAGCGCCACCGCCGAGGACGCGACGGCGACGCTCGCGCAGCAGGGGACCGACTGGCTCCGCCGCCTCGTCGCCGCGCGCCCCGAATTGCAGCTGACCATCATCGGCCCCGCCCCCTGCGCCGTCGACCGCATCAAGCAACGCTGGCGCTGGCACACCCTCATCAAGGCCCCGCGTAGCGCCGCACTCACCCGCGCCCTGCGCTACTTCGCCGAGCGCTTCGAGGTCCCCAACCGCGACGGGATGCGCCTGGTGGTCGACCGCGACCCGGTGAGCCTGCTGTAG